One window of Triticum dicoccoides isolate Atlit2015 ecotype Zavitan chromosome 5A, WEW_v2.0, whole genome shotgun sequence genomic DNA carries:
- the LOC119303457 gene encoding syntaxin-121-like produces the protein MNNLFSSSWKRAGAGGDGGDLESGGVEMTAPPGAAAGASLDRFFEDVESIKDDLRELERIQRSLHDANESGKSLHDASAVRALRSRMDADVAAAIKKAKVVKLRLESLDRANAANRSVAGCGPGSSTDRTRTSVVAGLRKKLRDAMEAFSSLRSRITSEYRDTVARRYFTVTGAQPDEATLDTLAETGEGERFLQRAIAEQQGRGEVLGVVAEIQERHGAVADLERSLLELQQVFNDMAVLVAAQGEQLDDIEGHVGRARSFVDRGREQLQVARKHQKSSRKWTCIGIGILLVIILIIVIPIVLTNTNKSSNNNNQQ, from the coding sequence ATGAACAACCTCTTCTCCAGCTCGTGGAAGCGCGCGGGCGCGGGGGGCGACGGCGGGGACCTGGAGTCGGGCGGCGTGGAGATGACGGCGCCGCCGGGCGCCGCGGCGGGGGCGAGCCTGGACCGCTTCTTCGAGGACGTGGAGTCCATCAAGGACGACCTGCGGGAGCTGGAGCGGATCCAGCGCTCCCTCCACGACGCCAACGAGTCGGGCAAGTCGCTCCACGACGCCTCCGCCGTGCGCGCGCTCCGCTCCCGCATGGACGCCGACGTCGCCGCCGCCATCAAGAAGGCCAAGGTCGTCAAGCTGCGCCTCGAGTCGCTCGACCGGGCCAACGCCGCCAACCGCTCCGTGGCCGGGTGCGGGCCGGGCTCCTCCACGGACCGCACCCGCACCTCCGTCGTGGCCGGCCTGCGCAAGAAGCTGCGGGACGCCATGGAGGCCTTCTCCTCCCTCCGCTCCCGCATCACCTCCGAGTATCGGGACACCGTCGCGCGGCGCTACTTCACGGTGACGGGGGCCCAGCCCGACGAGGCGACGCTGGACACGCTGGCGGAGACGGGCGAGGGGGAGCGGTTCCTGCAGCGGGCCATCGCGGAGCAGCAGGGCCGCGGGGAGGTGCTGGGCGTGGTGGCGGAGATCCAGGAGCGGCACGGCGCCGTGGCGGACCTGGAGAGGTCGCTGCTGGAGCTGCAGCAGGTGTTCAACGACATGGCCGTGCTGGTGGCGGCGCAGGGGGAGCAGCTGGACGACATCGAGGGCCACGTCGGGCGGGCAAGGTCGTTCGTGGACCGGGGGCGCGAGCAGCTGCAGGTCGCCCGCAAGCACCAGAAGAGCTCCCGCAAGTGGACCTGCATCGGCATCGGCATCCTGCTCGTCATTATACTTATCATCGTCATCCCCATCGTGCTCACGAACACCAAcaagagcagcaacaacaacaaccagcAGTAG
- the LOC119303458 gene encoding protein IQ-DOMAIN 1-like — protein MRWLKSLVGLRKVERQQHQQRRKEDGDAGRTKRDAVDQFHFQDQHSQDHASLVGPEEFPDGNVPSEDDCSTPSCSGPGFSTLSVPLPQTEEELKEIWAATIIQTAYRALLARRARRALKGLVRLQALVRGHIVRKQAAITLRCMQALVRVQARVRARRVRVSLENQMDEQQNNVEEQTGEAHVREVEDGWCDSIGSVEDIQAKLLKRQEAAAKRERAMAYALSHQWQAGSRQQAAITASELDRNSWSWNWLERWMAVRPWESRFLGMYAADGIAIDTGAQHAEGNATKAPYRKPVKKQVSALHSNVLIQKARPSNSEGGGSSSNPSAGSASAKPKRKLPPKEGSDEVSSRLSGLGARSSSNPKERPGQLQPRANKRFSLPGTGTETGKRQVNKPAVSRSPKATEDSPALEGKHRRAGSVDLLFKRVELQA, from the exons ATGAGGTGGCTCAAGTCGTTGGTTGGGCTGAGGAAGGTGGAGAGGCAGCAGCATCAGCAGCGCCGCAAGGAGGATGGCGACGCCGGCCGAACA AAAAGGGATGCCGTCGATCAGTTCCACTTCCAGGATCAGCACTCCCAGGATCACGCTAGCCTTGTCGGACCAGAAGAGTTCCCTGATGGAAATGTTCCGTCAGAAGACGATTGCAGCACACCTTCATGCTCAGGACCTGGTTTCAGTACACTTAGCGTGCCACTGCCTCAAACAGAAGAGGAGCTCAAAGAGATCTGGGCTGCCACAATTATTCAGACTGCGTATAGAGCCCTACTG GCTAGGAGAGCCCGCCGAGCTTTAAAAGGACTGGTTAGGCTTCAAGCCCTTGTAAGGGGTCATATAGTGAGAAAGCAAGCTGCTATAACACTTCGGTGTATGCAAGCTTTGGTCAGGGTACAAGCCCGTGTTAGAGCAAGGCGAGTTCGTGTTTCCTTGGAAAATCAGATGGACGAGCAACAAAATAATGTAGAAGAACAAACCGGCGAGGCACATGTTCGAGAAGTTGAG GATGGGTGGTGTGATAGTATAGGGTCTGTGGAAGACATCCAAGCAAAATTGTTGAAGAGGCAGGAAGCAGCAGCCAAGCGTGAGAGAGCCATGGCCTATGCCCTTTCTCACCAG TGGCAAGCAGGTTCAAGGCAACAGGCAGCCATTACAGCTTCTGAACTAGACAGGAACAGCTGGAGCTGGAATTGGCTGGAGAGATGGATGGCTGTCCGCCCGTGGGAGAGTCGGTTCCTGGGCATGTACGCAGCAGATGGAATTGCCATCGATACCGGAGCGCAGCACGCTGAGGGAAATGCAACCAAGGCCCCATACAGGAAACCTGTGAAAAAGCAGGTTTCAGCTCTTCATTCAAATGTGTTGATCCAGAAGGCCCGGCCCTCGAACTCAGAGGGTGGTGGCTCCTCGTCGAACCCGTCTGCCGGTTCGGCGTCAGCTAAACCGAAACGGAAGCTGCCACCGAAAGAAGGTTCTGATGAAGTCTCGTCTCGTCTTTCGGGACTTGGTGCCCGGAGCAGTAGTAATCCTAAGGAGAGGCCTGGACAGTTACAACCACGGGCCAACAAGAGGTTCTCCTTGCCTGGCACTG GCACAGAAACTGGCAAACGGCAAGTGAATAAACCTGCGGTGAGCCGATCCCCCAAGGCTACCGAAGACTCCCCAGCGCTGGAAGGGAAGCATCGCCGTGCCGGTTCCGTTGATCTGTTGTTCAAGAGAGTTGAGCTGCAGGCTTGA
- the LOC119303460 gene encoding uncharacterized protein LOC119303460, with amino-acid sequence MAATTTATSRRAPAVLALALALLLLAAAPSASARGDGNGVYEPCADATVSRGDGFTFGVAFAGRDAFFSGGVQLSPCDSRLNLAGAGPLLALFRPTVDEISLLTVNASGAGDLTSAGGYMVAFAGRKFAARSPPVFVGNSSYTVTGFTLVFEFHKGTLQNLFWKSDGCSSCSGQANFGCVENSCAIKTSSCRGNGGGGQVDCSPGIQLAFSGTDKHEAVLNSWYEVSKLKQYSLFGLFSGLKDSLAGQFSNFF; translated from the exons ATGGCGGCAACGACGACGGCGACGTCGAGGCGGGCGCCGGCcgtcctcgccctcgccctcgccctcctcctcctcgcggcgGCGCCCTCGGCCTCCGCCAGGGGCGACGGCAACGGCGTGTACGAGCCGTGCGCGGACGCGACGGTGAGCCGCGGCGACGGGTTCACCTTCGGGGTGGCCTTCGCGGGGCGCGACGCCTTCTTCTCCGGCGGCGTGCAGCTCTCTCCCTGCGACAGCCGCCTCAACCTGGCCGGCGCCGGCCCGCTGCTCGCGCTCTTCCGCCCCACCGTCGACGAGATTTCGCTCCTCACCGTCAACGCCTCCGGCGCCGGCGACCTG ACATCCGCTGGTGGGTACATGGTGGCATTTGCCGGGAGGAAATTCGCGGCAAGGTCGCCGCCCGTGTTCGTCGGCAACAGCTCGTACACAGTCACCGGCTTCACCCTG GTGTTCGAGTTCCACAAGGGCACGCTCCAGAACCTCTTCTGGAAGTCCGACGGCTGCTCGTCGTGCTCCGGGCAGGCCAACTTCGGGTGCGTCGAGAACAGTTGCGCGATCAAGACGTCGAGCTGCaggggcaacggcggcggcgggcaggtGGACTGCAGCCCCGGGATCCAGTTGGCCTTCTCCGGCACGGACAAGCACGAGGCGGTGCTCAACTCGTGGTACGAGGTGTCCAAGCTGAAGCAGTACTCCCTCTTCGGCCTCTTCTCCGGCCTCAAGGACTCCCTGGCCGGCCAGTTCAGCAACTTCTTCTAG